The region TCGGCGAGTGGGAGTCCGTCACCGAGATGTCCTGCGGGCCGACCGGCGAGCCAGTCAAGGCTACCGGCACGATGAGCATCCGCTCCATCGGCGGGTTCTTCATCCACGGCGAGGCCACCGGAGTGATGCCCGATGGCGACTCGATGATCAGCTTCATGACGCTCGGGTTTGACGCCCAGGCGGGCAAGTACGTCGGGACGTGGTTCGGCTCGATGATGACGAAGCTCTGGGTCTACGACGCGACTCGTGAGGGCGAGAAGCTGATCCTGGCGTCTGAGGGTCCGAGCTTCGAGGCGCCCGGCAAGACGACCATGTACCACGACATCGTGGAGCTGGTGGACGACAACCA is a window of Chloroflexota bacterium DNA encoding:
- a CDS encoding DUF1579 domain-containing protein, whose product is MAIDTAETQSAAPEYEMEKPQAEHEWLQKFVGEWESVTEMSCGPTGEPVKATGTMSIRSIGGFFIHGEATGVMPDGDSMISFMTLGFDAQAGKYVGTWFGSMMTKLWVYDATREGEKLILASEGPSFEAPGKTTMYHDIVELVDDNHHTLTARFQGQDGNWNEMMKTDYYRKA